The following coding sequences lie in one Carassius carassius chromosome 1, fCarCar2.1, whole genome shotgun sequence genomic window:
- the tmub2 gene encoding transmembrane and ubiquitin-like domain-containing protein 2: protein MAVCALTVLDGLGEEATALGGVVILFLAMVFAWLSTHVADRGDHILGTILTVGAHASLIGLGGHDSYANPPPSSEPSEQQDEEPAEEEKQEEGEARPDGGEDVPGEELLDIQGGRKKVSYVQGDEEEEGKEEATEDEAEDEAASITVRLKFLNDTEELAVLRPQDTVGLLKSKYFSGREHQIKLIYQGQLLQDPQRSLLSLNITHNSVLHCHVSQAQALREAAAEETPRAGRGSMLSGGLRSAGLALSTGSLVIPVFVVLLAVIWYFRINYRQLFTAPATISLVGVTVFFSFLIFGMHSR from the exons ATGGCGGTGTGTGCTCTTACTGTGCTTGACGGGCTCGGCGAGGAGGCCACGGCTTTGGGCGGCGTGGTCATCCTGTTCCTGGCCATGGTTTTTGCCTGGCTGTCTACCCACGTGGCCGACCGTGGAGATCACATTCTGGGGACCATTCTCACCGTGGGCGCCCATGCCTCCCTCATCGGCCTTGGGGGTCACGACAGCTACGCGAACCCCCCGCCCAGCTCAGAACCCAGTGAGCAGCAGGACGAAGAGCCCGCGGAGGAGGAGAAGCAGGAAGAGGGAGAGGCCCGGCCGGATGGGGGAGAGGATGTGCCTGGAGAGGAGCTGCTGGATATTCAGGGTGGGAGGAAGAAAGTGAGCTATGTCCAGGGTGATGAAGAAGAAGAGGGGAAGGAGGAAGCGACAGAAGACGAGGCAGAGGATGAGGCCGCCAGTATCACTGTGAGACTGAAGTTCCTGAATGACACGGAGGAGCTGGCAGTACTCAGACCACAGGACACTGTTGGACTGCTGAAAAg TAAATACTTCTCTGGCCGTGAGCATCAGATTAAGCTCATCTACCAGGGTCAGCTGTTGCAGGACCCTCAGCGCTCTCTCCTGTCCCTCAACATCACCCACAACAGCGTCCTCCACTGTCACGTCTCTCAAGCCCAGGCTCTGCGTGAGGCGGCCGCAGAGGAGACCCCTCGAGCTGGGAGGGGCTCCATGCTCAGTGGGGGGCTGCGCTCGGCCGGCCTGGCTCTCAGCACTGGAAGCCTGGTGATCCCCGTGTTCGTGGTGCTGCTCGCCGTCATCTGGTACTTCCGAATCAACTACCGCCAGCTGTTCACTGCTCCGGCCACCATCTCTTTGGTTGGGGTCACGGTCTTCTTCAGCTTCCTCATCTTTGGCATGCACAGTCGATGA
- the atxn7l3a gene encoding ataxin-7-like protein 3 isoform X1, whose protein sequence is MRMEDMSLSGLDNTKLEALAHDVYSDLVEDACLGLCFEVHRAVKQGYFFLDEMDQESMKDFEIVDQPGVDIFGQVYNQWKNKECVCPNCSRSIAASRFAPHLEKCLGMGRNSSRIANRRIASSNNTSKSESDQEDNDDINDNDWSYGSEKKAKKRKSEKNPNSPRRSKSLKHKNGELSSNVNPDLYKYNYSSGISYESLGPEDLRSILTTQCGVVSEHTKKMCTRSQRCPQHTDEQRRAVRVFLLRPSASTLPDSETMLENDGYDAPDGQLIMSRLQWDGSSDISPSDSASSKASTNNSESKRPKKKKKPSTLTLTTTGGGGERDKGQERERGDRERVVGSGSGSSSSQNPLGLSSRKKRPKLPVPPIPSIYDDLN, encoded by the exons ATGAGAATGGAGGATATGTCTCTGTCAGGCCTGGATAACACCAAGCTAGAG GCCCTGGCTCATGACGTTTACTCGGACCTAGTGGAAGATGCCTGTTTAGGGCTGTGCTTTGAGGTGCACAGGGCGGTCAAACAGGGCTATTTCTTCCTGGATGAAATGGACCAAGAGAGTATGAAGGATTTTG AAATAGTGGACCAGCCTGGTGTGGACATCTTTGGGCAGGTGTACAACCAGTGGAAGAATAAGGAGTGTGTGTGTCCCAACTGCAGCCGGAGTATTGCAGCTTCTCGCTTCGCTCCTCATCTGGAGAAGTGTCTTGGCATGGGCCGCAACAGCAGCCGAATAGCCAACCGCAG AATAGCCAGCAGTAACAACACAAGCAAGTCAGAAAGTGATCAGGAAGACAATGATGATATCAATGACAATGACTGGTCCTACGGTTCAGAAAAGAAAG CCAAGAAGAGAAAGTCAGAAAAG AATCCAAACTCTCCCAGGAGATCCAAATCCCTGAAGCACAAGAATG GAGAGCTCAGCAGTAATGTCAATCCAGACTTATATAAG TATAACTACAGCTCTGGCATCAGTTACGAGTCTTTGGGACCTGAGGATCTGCGCTCCATACTGACTAcg CAATGTGGGGTCGTATCAGAGCACACAAAGAAGATGTGTACTCG GTCCCAGCGGTGTCCCCAGCACACGGACGAACAGAGGAGGGCAGTCAGGGTTTTCCTCCTTAGGCCGTCCGC GTCGACGCTACCCGACTCTGAAACAATGCTGGAAAACGACGGCTATGATGCCCCTGATGGCCAGCTAATCATGTCTCGCCTCCAGTGGGACGGCTCCTCTGATATCTCGCCATCAGACTCTGCATCTTCAAAAGCCA GCACCAATAACTCTGAGTCTAAGAGacctaagaaaaagaaaaagcccAGTACACTGACTCTGACTACCACTGGAGGTGGAGGAGAGCGGGACAAAGGGCAGGAACGAGAGAGAGGAGACCGAGAGAGAGTAGTAGGCAGTGGGAGCGGGAGCAGTAGCTCCCAGAACCCACTGGGCCTGTCCAGTCGGAAAAAGCGACCAAAACTGCCCGTTCCCCCTATTCCTAGCATCTACGATGACCTGAACTGA
- the asb16 gene encoding ankyrin repeat and SOCS box protein 16 isoform X2 yields the protein MIRRPLPAAPKLRHGNERIQTVRAPPPQIQCRDAAIHNIFMCGDMKRVYAVLKDAGMVNALMETVHEEMVWAPEMGMWTLTSKVKQTSALRLAASRGHSGCVEELLFRGAEVDADPGGRTALHDACSGGHHICVRLLLDHGADPDLLAVDGNAPLHLCNAAETYQCAEHLVTSGALVNVAQRDSGLTPLHVACRRGLEDHVELFLSYGGDVTTRSQEGETPLNAACAGAERPADAGRYLRIVQKLLAAGADAQTAGRKKHTALHNACGNCCPCIVKLLLEHGARADVANCAGYTPMDCLLQVIEDYPDQQPEVVAQSLLNYGAQPPSPRMLKLCLPSPATLEVMLNCYPVIPVCEEWLEDIPEKLLKEHQCFFDAVRQMIGQPRSLQHLCRCALRRHLRSLCHLAIVQLNIPSTLKDYLLLRNDGLLR from the exons ATGATAAGACGTCCGTTACCTGCCGCCCCCAAACTCCGACATGGAAACGAGAGGATCCAGACGGTACGTGCTCCACCACCCCAAATACAGTGCAGAGACGCAGCCATCCATAACATCTTTATGTGTGGAGATATGAAGAGAGTGTATGCAGTCCTCAAAGATGCAGGCATGGTGAATGCACTGATGGAGACAGTGCATGAGGAGATGGTGTGGGCGCCGGAAATGG GAATGTGGACTCTTACCTCGAAGGTAAAGCAGACGTCTGCGCTGCGTCTGGCTGCCAGCAGGGGACACTCCGGCTGTGTCGAGGAGCTGCTGTTCAGGGGAGCAGAGGTGGATGCAGACCCCGGCGGCCGTACAGCTTTACATGATGCCTGTTCTGGAGGCCATCACATCTGTGTGCGCCTGCTCCTAGACCACGGGGCTGATCCAGACCTGCTTGCTGTAGACGGCAATGCCCCGTTGCACCTCTGTAATGCAGCAGAAACATATCA GTGTGCTGAGCACTTGGTGACGAGTGGTGCGCTGGTGAATGTGGCCCAGCGAGACTCTGGTCTCACCCCTCTTCACGTGGCCTGCAGGAGAGGACTGGAGGACCACGTggagctcttcctgtcctatggaGGAGACGTGACAACTCGAAGCCAAGAGGGCGAAACGCCCTTGAATGCAGCCTGCGCTGGGGCGGAGAGGCCTGCAGATGCAGGACGGTATCTGCGTATTGTGCAGAAGCTGCTAGCGGCCGGGGCTGATGCACAGACTGCTGGGAGGAAGAAGCATACGGCCCTGCACAACGCCTGTGGAAACTGTTGTCCCTGCATAGTTAAGCTGCTGCTGGAACATGGGGCTCGTGCGGACGTAGCTAACTGTGCTGGATACACACCCATGGACTGCCTGTTACAG GTAATAGAGGATTACCCAGACCAGCAGCCAGAGGTTGTGGCTCAGTCTCTTCTTAATTATGGAGCACAGCCACCCTCCCCTAGA ATGCTGAAACTCTGCCTGCCTTCTCCTGCCACTTTGGAGGTAATGCTGAACTGCTACCCAGTCATCCCAGTGTGTGAGGAGTGGTTAGAGGACATACCAGAGAAACTACTAaag GAGCATCAGTGTTTCTTCGACGCGGTCAGACAGATGATAGGTCAGCCGCGCTCTCTTCAGCACCTCTGCCGCTGCGCGCTCCGCAGACACCTGCGGTCACTGTGTCACCTCGCAATAGTCCAGCTCAACATTCCCAGCACTTTAAAAGATTATCTCCTGCTGCGTAATGATGGACTGCTCCGCTGA
- the asb16 gene encoding ankyrin repeat and SOCS box protein 16 isoform X1, with protein MSRDTFAFTSASLRSLRLEQELQDWEDARRALAHRRAMIRRPLPAAPKLRHGNERIQTVRAPPPQIQCRDAAIHNIFMCGDMKRVYAVLKDAGMVNALMETVHEEMVWAPEMGMWTLTSKVKQTSALRLAASRGHSGCVEELLFRGAEVDADPGGRTALHDACSGGHHICVRLLLDHGADPDLLAVDGNAPLHLCNAAETYQCAEHLVTSGALVNVAQRDSGLTPLHVACRRGLEDHVELFLSYGGDVTTRSQEGETPLNAACAGAERPADAGRYLRIVQKLLAAGADAQTAGRKKHTALHNACGNCCPCIVKLLLEHGARADVANCAGYTPMDCLLQVIEDYPDQQPEVVAQSLLNYGAQPPSPRMLKLCLPSPATLEVMLNCYPVIPVCEEWLEDIPEKLLKEHQCFFDAVRQMIGQPRSLQHLCRCALRRHLRSLCHLAIVQLNIPSTLKDYLLLRNDGLLR; from the exons ATGTCCCGGGACACCTTTGCCTTCACCTCTGCCTCTCTGCGCTCCTTAAGGCTGGAGCAGGAGCTGCAGGACTGGGAGGACGCCAGGCGGGCACTTGCACACAGGAGGGCTATGATAAGACGTCCGTTACCTGCCGCCCCCAAACTCCGACATGGAAACGAGAGGATCCAGACGGTACGTGCTCCACCACCCCAAATACAGTGCAGAGACGCAGCCATCCATAACATCTTTATGTGTGGAGATATGAAGAGAGTGTATGCAGTCCTCAAAGATGCAGGCATGGTGAATGCACTGATGGAGACAGTGCATGAGGAGATGGTGTGGGCGCCGGAAATGG GAATGTGGACTCTTACCTCGAAGGTAAAGCAGACGTCTGCGCTGCGTCTGGCTGCCAGCAGGGGACACTCCGGCTGTGTCGAGGAGCTGCTGTTCAGGGGAGCAGAGGTGGATGCAGACCCCGGCGGCCGTACAGCTTTACATGATGCCTGTTCTGGAGGCCATCACATCTGTGTGCGCCTGCTCCTAGACCACGGGGCTGATCCAGACCTGCTTGCTGTAGACGGCAATGCCCCGTTGCACCTCTGTAATGCAGCAGAAACATATCA GTGTGCTGAGCACTTGGTGACGAGTGGTGCGCTGGTGAATGTGGCCCAGCGAGACTCTGGTCTCACCCCTCTTCACGTGGCCTGCAGGAGAGGACTGGAGGACCACGTggagctcttcctgtcctatggaGGAGACGTGACAACTCGAAGCCAAGAGGGCGAAACGCCCTTGAATGCAGCCTGCGCTGGGGCGGAGAGGCCTGCAGATGCAGGACGGTATCTGCGTATTGTGCAGAAGCTGCTAGCGGCCGGGGCTGATGCACAGACTGCTGGGAGGAAGAAGCATACGGCCCTGCACAACGCCTGTGGAAACTGTTGTCCCTGCATAGTTAAGCTGCTGCTGGAACATGGGGCTCGTGCGGACGTAGCTAACTGTGCTGGATACACACCCATGGACTGCCTGTTACAG GTAATAGAGGATTACCCAGACCAGCAGCCAGAGGTTGTGGCTCAGTCTCTTCTTAATTATGGAGCACAGCCACCCTCCCCTAGA ATGCTGAAACTCTGCCTGCCTTCTCCTGCCACTTTGGAGGTAATGCTGAACTGCTACCCAGTCATCCCAGTGTGTGAGGAGTGGTTAGAGGACATACCAGAGAAACTACTAaag GAGCATCAGTGTTTCTTCGACGCGGTCAGACAGATGATAGGTCAGCCGCGCTCTCTTCAGCACCTCTGCCGCTGCGCGCTCCGCAGACACCTGCGGTCACTGTGTCACCTCGCAATAGTCCAGCTCAACATTCCCAGCACTTTAAAAGATTATCTCCTGCTGCGTAATGATGGACTGCTCCGCTGA
- the atxn7l3a gene encoding ataxin-7-like protein 3 isoform X2, which translates to MRMEDMSLSGLDNTKLEALAHDVYSDLVEDACLGLCFEVHRAVKQGYFFLDEMDQESMKDFEIVDQPGVDIFGQVYNQWKNKECVCPNCSRSIAASRFAPHLEKCLGMGRNSSRIANRRIASSNNTSKSESDQEDNDDINDNDWSYGSEKKAKKRKSEKNPNSPRRSKSLKHKNGELSSNVNPDLYKYNYSSGISYESLGPEDLRSILTTQCGVVSEHTKKMCTRSTLPDSETMLENDGYDAPDGQLIMSRLQWDGSSDISPSDSASSKASTNNSESKRPKKKKKPSTLTLTTTGGGGERDKGQERERGDRERVVGSGSGSSSSQNPLGLSSRKKRPKLPVPPIPSIYDDLN; encoded by the exons ATGAGAATGGAGGATATGTCTCTGTCAGGCCTGGATAACACCAAGCTAGAG GCCCTGGCTCATGACGTTTACTCGGACCTAGTGGAAGATGCCTGTTTAGGGCTGTGCTTTGAGGTGCACAGGGCGGTCAAACAGGGCTATTTCTTCCTGGATGAAATGGACCAAGAGAGTATGAAGGATTTTG AAATAGTGGACCAGCCTGGTGTGGACATCTTTGGGCAGGTGTACAACCAGTGGAAGAATAAGGAGTGTGTGTGTCCCAACTGCAGCCGGAGTATTGCAGCTTCTCGCTTCGCTCCTCATCTGGAGAAGTGTCTTGGCATGGGCCGCAACAGCAGCCGAATAGCCAACCGCAG AATAGCCAGCAGTAACAACACAAGCAAGTCAGAAAGTGATCAGGAAGACAATGATGATATCAATGACAATGACTGGTCCTACGGTTCAGAAAAGAAAG CCAAGAAGAGAAAGTCAGAAAAG AATCCAAACTCTCCCAGGAGATCCAAATCCCTGAAGCACAAGAATG GAGAGCTCAGCAGTAATGTCAATCCAGACTTATATAAG TATAACTACAGCTCTGGCATCAGTTACGAGTCTTTGGGACCTGAGGATCTGCGCTCCATACTGACTAcg CAATGTGGGGTCGTATCAGAGCACACAAAGAAGATGTGTACTCG GTCGACGCTACCCGACTCTGAAACAATGCTGGAAAACGACGGCTATGATGCCCCTGATGGCCAGCTAATCATGTCTCGCCTCCAGTGGGACGGCTCCTCTGATATCTCGCCATCAGACTCTGCATCTTCAAAAGCCA GCACCAATAACTCTGAGTCTAAGAGacctaagaaaaagaaaaagcccAGTACACTGACTCTGACTACCACTGGAGGTGGAGGAGAGCGGGACAAAGGGCAGGAACGAGAGAGAGGAGACCGAGAGAGAGTAGTAGGCAGTGGGAGCGGGAGCAGTAGCTCCCAGAACCCACTGGGCCTGTCCAGTCGGAAAAAGCGACCAAAACTGCCCGTTCCCCCTATTCCTAGCATCTACGATGACCTGAACTGA
- the si:busm1-163l24.4 gene encoding E3 ubiquitin/ISG15 ligase TRIM25 — MAEECFEDLDPFNCPICLEALQNPVTIPCGHNYCMSCVKDYWDRNGSKDTGYSCPQCRKTFSPRPVLNKNTMFAEVVERFKNTGLQDPPPARYDGPRRTEREILTAKNSKNVKMCPESEDLCCRAQLRYHNSDYPREKHTVIVVNGEPNGNICLQHNRLPEFSCQTDQRFICPLCLNEAHQGHEAFSLAPQKTKTLECSTTLEKREHRSKDKTTGHGMGQCKRRTHGSRHRHGHRSGQTRGSRAKIGHQTHRHKSSKHRDNLHGHSHGAGHQKRRLGIMVMTGPGTRRTSADHFKAV; from the coding sequence ATGGCAGAGGAGTGTTTTGAAGACCTCGATCCATTCAACTGTCCCATCTGTCTGGAGGCACTCCAGAATCCAGTGACGATTCCCTGCGGACACAACTACTGCATGAGCTGTGTTAAAGACTACTGGGATAGAAATGGCAGCAAAGACACGGGCTACAGTTGCCCTCAGTGCAGGAAGACCTTCTCGCCTCGACCTGTCCTCAACAAAAACACCATGTTTGCAGAAGTGGTGGAGCGGTTTAAAAACACAGGCCTTCAGGATCCTCCACCTGCACGTTATGATGGACCTAGACGCACGGAGAGAGAAATCCTCACAGCAAAAAACTCCAAAAACGTCAAGATGTGTCCAGAAAGTGAGGATTTGTGCTGCAGGGCCCAGCTGAGATACCATAACAGTGACTACCCCAGAGAAAAGCACACAGTTATTGTTGTAAACGGGGAACCTAATGGAAATATTTGTTTGCAGCACAACAGGCTACCGGAGTTTTCTTGTCAGACAGACCAACGGTTCATCTGCCCACTGTGTCTTAATGAAGCCCACCAAGGACATGAAGCCTTTTCATTGGCACCTCAGAAGACAAAAACACTAGAGTGCAGTACGACTCTAGAGAAACGAGAGCACAGGAGTAAAGACAAAACAACTGGACATGGTATGGGACAATGTAAAAGGAGAACTCATGGCTCTAGGCATAGACATGGACACAGGAGCGGACAGACCCGGGGCTCACGTGCTAAAATAGGGCATCAAACTCACCGGCATAAAAGCAGTAAACACAGAGATAATTTGCATGGGCACAGTCATGGTGCTGGACACCAGAAGAGACGACTGGGAATCATGGTCATGACAGGACCTGGTACTAGAAGAACCTCTGCGGATCATTTTAAAGCGGTTTGA
- the si:busm1-163l24.3 gene encoding uncharacterized protein si:busm1-163l24.3, protein MAEEGRTVCVHGLPTDVDHERLRDKLLIHFLRPRNGGGEVTSVTIIARTPPRALVTFEESTVGQSVLRHHPHILLLDGMKYELSLSLPRQDSQSLNKVILDITVTIDCSQLPRGAETLHVLRSEFPGLRMQRGLLQDTCTLQGNYSDFQGAFPYMQTLFNNNLSKGKYPDFSGDRGQSLEKREDLASVKKWVSFASRSSGDVSSISMGGLGHVHYDRQDSNEALTERITRTKKSKMEEGAECRIDEANLEDLSIIMEADVFAYLQSIKEYKQILQIHGVQVVPLTSEGVTTVYLQSDVPSGSGVKQNMCQAHTELRQLYQQLEGCLRKDQIKKDALYMPDGLNSALKKVQLVLPNVLLSYDQDSIYIVGEKSEVSQAKQMLLLAGEENVMRNLTEMPASSSSSPSASLESLGREQQVKRKSEVHTPVPPKLIGSSTERKGDVGNTKEYKLAARFKSSGLGEMGGDIKSLTTKMDMLMLDPATPPIRSSLGTAGILSNELTRERTETFRVTSPSCTGEDVLFTKQDPLSGNTFGGTTFNTSKAKPATAAGLTSTLTTGVKVSVNTSVNALSASNTDVKTTSPTSTTLSTSNSPLRRANSFSGRPHLKDQVKNNQITAKPMISTHVYQRARSNSLSGGKPNEDSPIPTVEAELTVSYPMWMYMKEVYCKQLEAMKSGLEMTEKQAGKSDTSVTLKGTDSSKVGESHRQLQKLVAMIASDFCTQELSLTELGVVEKDKLFETCCLNVRSRFRKVFLHTTRNSIYLLGPKLLCSQASDVFKEIYPGQKSPSLPQIKTLQESVDQGAAMSFLSIRSSKADHSKSDHSLKEFSFQDSTQVAQSNSSHKSEGLSTKPKSSTLERLENTRSTKDELSKTNSQSQFNYAREDATRQNNDRPTSLPLEAYKKQDTSMTLKQTNLLSHIVSEECVCGANNANVKRTTCGVIRCSDCLQLHKYCRVCGKGELNSEPDPLEPSSQSCSSKDTQQEHLTQEQHSRQEDSTEHKGIQGTMTCVEMTLSLPGYNKYTTAKITYCIPDGIQGDKDPCPGSPFEGGQFVAYLPLNPKGRSLLPCLEKAFNQGLTFTVSSSKKAGGDAKVTWGRIPHKTRVDGGKSGGYPDSTYLTQLCEALMAHGIEGVPAISQDQAKS, encoded by the exons ATGGCAGAGGAAGGCCGTACAGTGTGCGTTCACGGTTTGCCAACAGACGTGGATCACGAACGGCTCCGGGACAAACTTCTGATTCACTTCTTACGCCCGAGGAACGGAGGAGGAGAGGTCACGTCCGTCACCATCATCGCGCGGACACCTCCGCGTGCCCTCGTCACGTTTGAGGAGAGCACAG TGGGCCAGAGTGTACTTCGTCATCATCCTCACATTTTACTGCTAGATGGTATGAAATATGAACTCTCCCTGAGTCTACCAAGACAAGACTCCCAGAGTCTAAATAAG GTGATCCTCGATATCACTGTGACTATAGATTGCAGTCAGCTTCCTCGCGGTGCAGAGACTCTGCATGTACTGCGCAGTGAGTTTCCTGGTCTACGTATGCAGCGTGGCTTATTGCAAGACACGTGCACCTTGCAAGGCAACTACTCTGATTTTCAAGGCGCCTTTCCTTATATGCAGACGTTATTTAATAATAACCTTTCAAAGGGCAAATATCCTGATTTTAGTGGAGACAGAGGTCAAAGTCTTGAGAAGAGGGAAGACCTTGCGAGTGTAAAGAAATGGGTCAGCTTTGCATCCCGGTCTTCAGGAGATGTCAGCTCTATATCCATGGGAGGTTTAGGACATGTGCACTATGACCGGCAAGACAGCAATGAAGCCCTCACTGAACGCATTACTCGGACTAAGAAAAGCAAAATGGAGGAGGGGGCAGAGTGCAGGATAGATGAAGCTAATTTGGAGGATCTTTCGATCATCATGGAAGCTGATGTGTTTGCGTATCTGCAAAGCATTAAGGAGTACAAACAAATTCTGCAAATTCATGGAGTACAAGTGGTTCCCCTTACATCAGAGGGGGTCACCACCGTGTACCTACAGTCAGATGTCCCAAGTGGGTCAGGGGTTAAACAGAACATGTGTCAAGCCCATACTGAGCTCAGGCAGCTTTATCAACAGCTAGAGGGTTGTCTGAGAAAAGACCAGATTAAAAAGGATGCTCTTTACATGCCAGACGGACTGAATTCTGCATTAAAAAAGGTGCAGTTAGTACTGCCTAATGTTCTGCTTAGTTATGACCAGGACAGCATTTATATAGTTGGAGAAAAAAGTGAGGTGTCTCAGGCCAAACAAATGCTACTGCTTGCAGGGGAGGAAAATGTGATGCGGAACTTGACAGAAATGCCAGCATCCTCTTCCAGTTCTCCATCAGCATCCCTTGAATCCTTAGGGAGAGAGCAACAGGTTAAGAGAAAAAGTGAAGTACACACTCCAGTGCCCCCTAAACTGATCGGCTCCAGCACTGAACGAAAAGGGGACGTTGGGAATACAAAAGAATACAAACTAGCGGCTCGGTTTAAAAGCTCTGGGCTAGGAGAGATGGGTGGCGACATAAAGAGTCTCACAACTAAAATGGACATGCTAATGTTAGACCCAGCAACACCACCCATAAGATCTTCGCTTGGCACTGCAGGCATACTCAGTAATGAACTGACCAGGGAAAGAACTGAAACATTCAGGGTGACAAGTCCAAGCTGTACAGGAGAGGATGTCCTGTTTACAAAACAAGACCCGCTATCTGGGAATACATTTGGTGGAACCACCTTCAACACATCCAAGGCCAAACCAGCCACTGCCGCTGGACTCACTTCAACATTGACCACAGGAGTCAAAGTTTCAGTGAACACAAGTGTGAATGCCCTATCAGCCAGTAATACTGACGTGAAGACAACTTCTCCCACCTCAACAACGCTGTCCACTTCCAATTCCCCCTTAAGGAGAGCCAATAGTTTCTCAGGACGGCCACACCTAAAAGATCAGGTGAAAAATAACCAGATTACAGCTAAGCCAATGATTAGCACACATGTTTATCAAAGAGCAAGATCCAATAGCCTCAGTGGTGGAAAACCCAATGAAGATTCTCCGATTCCTACAGTAGAAGCAGAACTTACTGTGTCTTACCCGATGTGGATGTACATGAAGGAGGTCTACTGCAAGCAACTGGAAGCCATGAAATCTGGCTTAGAAATGACTGAGAAACAAGCAGGCAAAAGTGATACGAGCGTGACACTGAAGGGCACAGATTCATCAAAGGTTGGAGAAAGTCATCGGCAGCTTCAGAAACTAGTGGCTATGATAGCTAGCGACTTTTGTACTCAGGAGTTGAGTTTGACAGAGCTTGGCGTGGTTGAAAAAGATAAACTGTTTGAAACCTGCTGCTTGAATGTGCGGTCACGTTTTCGCAAGGTCTTCTTGCATACCACgaggaacagcatttacttgCTTGGCCCAAAATTGCTCTGTTCTCAAGCCAGTGATGTATTTAAGGAAATATATCCGGGGCAGAAGTCTCCTTCCTTACCACAGATAAAGACCTTGCAGGAAAGTGTAGATCAAGGAGCAGCCATGTCTTTTTTGAGCATACGGTCATCAAAAGCTGATCACTCCAAATCTGATCACAGTCTGAAGGAGTTTTCTTTCCAGGATTCAACTCAAGTGGCTCAGTCTAACAGCAGTCACAAGAGTGAAGGACTATCAACCAAACCAAAATCATCTACATTGGAAAGGTTGGAAAACACTAGATCTACTAAGGATGAATTAAGCAAGACAAACTCACAAAGCCAATTTAATTATGCCAGAGAAGACGCAACAAGACAAAACAATGATCGACCAACTTCTTTACCACTTGAAGCATACAAAAAACAAGATACCTCAATGACTTTGAAACAGACCAACCTGCTGTCACATATTGTTTCAGAAGAATGCGTGTGTGGAGCAAATAATGCAAATGTGAAACGGACCACCTGTGGTGTCATCCGTTGCTCTGACTGCCTACAACTGCATAAATACTGCCGAGTGTGTGGGAAAGGGGAGTTAAACTCTGAACCGGATCCCCTAGAACCTTCTTCTCAAAGTTGTAGCTCAAAAGATACACAACAGGAACATCTGACTCAAGAGCAGCATTCACGACAAGAGGACAGCACAGAACATAAGGGCATCCAAGGCACTATGACATGTGTGGAGATGACTTTGAGTCTTCCAGGTTATAACAAATACACAACGGCCAAGATCACATACTGCATTCCTGATGGGATACAAGGG GATAAGGATCCCTGTCCTGGGTCACCATTCGAGGGTGGTCAATTTGTGGCTTATCTGCCACTCAACCCAAAGGGGCGGAGTTTATTGCCTTGCCTTGAAAAGGCATTTAATCAAGGCCTAACATTTACTGTTAGCTCAAGCAAGAAGGCTGGTGGTGATGCAAAAGTAACCTGGGGCAGGATCCCCCACAAGACCAGGGTGGATGGAGGGAAGAGTGG TGGATATCCAGACTCGACATACCTAACTCAGTTGTGTGAGGCACTGATGGCTCATGGGATTGAAGGAGTACCAGCAATTAGTCAAGATCAAGCCAAATCCTGA